A region of Mesorhizobium sp. AR02 DNA encodes the following proteins:
- a CDS encoding YqgE/AlgH family protein, producing MDLLRHKKTAAGRGFLDDQFLIAMPGMKDDRFTRSVIYICAHSDEGAMGLIINQTQQMLFPDLLVQLGIMNEQEAIRLPAQARDFVVRNGGPVDRSRGFVLHSGDYRVESSLTVSDDICLTATVDILRAISSGRGPRHALMALGYSGWGAGQLETEIAENGWLTCPASPELLFDADIERKYDRILASIGIDLAHLSLAAGHA from the coding sequence ATGGATTTGTTGCGCCACAAGAAGACAGCCGCTGGACGCGGTTTTCTCGACGATCAGTTCCTGATTGCCATGCCCGGCATGAAGGACGACCGTTTCACGCGCTCGGTCATCTACATCTGCGCGCACAGCGATGAAGGCGCGATGGGCCTGATCATCAACCAGACACAGCAGATGCTGTTTCCGGACCTCCTGGTGCAGCTCGGCATTATGAACGAGCAGGAGGCGATCCGCTTGCCGGCGCAGGCACGCGATTTCGTCGTTCGCAATGGCGGCCCTGTCGATCGCAGCCGGGGCTTCGTCCTGCATTCGGGCGACTACCGCGTGGAATCGTCGCTGACCGTTTCCGACGATATCTGCCTGACCGCGACCGTCGATATATTACGCGCCATATCGTCGGGCCGCGGCCCGCGTCACGCGCTGATGGCGCTCGGCTATTCGGGCTGGGGTGCGGGCCAACTGGAAACCGAGATCGCCGAGAATGGCTGGCTGACCTGCCCGGCCAGTCCCGAGCTCCTGTTCGACGCCGACATCGAGCGCAAATACGACCGCATCCTCGCCTCGATCGGCATCGACCTCGCCCATCTCAGCCTGGCCGCCGGACACGCGTAA
- a CDS encoding protein-disulfide reductase DsbD domain-containing protein, with amino-acid sequence MQSLKILLLGAAIGSAAVLPASASSSAWYNSEGGKVRLVTSGKPDEAGRIQGVLDIALKPGWKTYWRDPGDAGVPPQLDISASTNIADAKLSFPAPQRHDDGYGKWAGYNYPVSLPVTFTLAAPNQPAVIDADIFLGICETICIPVQTRLTVDPTSDPDNADDAALVKASFTALPAPAKPDFGINVLPGDHETLVVEASFPGDPEAADFFVAGERDYMFGTPARSEKDGKLIFTVPILDRPSTTPTDGGLHYTLTSSAGAVEGLLPFP; translated from the coding sequence ATGCAAAGCTTGAAAATCCTGTTGCTCGGCGCCGCCATCGGATCGGCGGCCGTCCTCCCCGCCTCTGCCTCCTCGTCCGCCTGGTACAACAGCGAAGGCGGCAAGGTGCGGCTAGTGACATCAGGCAAACCCGATGAGGCCGGCCGCATCCAGGGCGTTCTCGACATCGCCCTCAAGCCCGGCTGGAAGACCTATTGGCGCGATCCGGGCGACGCCGGTGTGCCGCCGCAGCTCGACATTTCGGCCAGCACCAACATCGCCGATGCCAAACTCTCGTTTCCGGCACCCCAACGCCACGACGATGGTTATGGCAAATGGGCCGGCTACAACTATCCGGTTTCGCTGCCTGTGACCTTCACGCTGGCGGCGCCGAACCAACCGGCTGTCATCGATGCCGACATCTTTCTCGGCATTTGTGAAACGATCTGCATCCCGGTGCAGACACGGCTGACCGTCGACCCCACTTCCGATCCAGACAATGCCGACGACGCAGCCCTGGTGAAGGCGAGTTTCACGGCATTGCCGGCGCCGGCAAAGCCTGATTTCGGCATCAACGTGCTGCCGGGCGATCACGAGACGCTGGTTGTCGAGGCGAGCTTTCCCGGTGACCCGGAGGCGGCGGATTTCTTCGTCGCCGGCGAGCGGGACTATATGTTCGGCACCCCTGCCCGCAGCGAGAAGGACGGCAAGCTGATCTTCACGGTGCCGATCCTCGACCGCCCTTCGACGACGCCAACGGATGGCGGGCTTCACTACACGCTGACGAGTTCGGCGGGCGCGGTCGAGGGGCTTCTGCCTTTCCCTTGA
- a CDS encoding peroxiredoxin, whose protein sequence is MTISVGDKLPEATFKTMTADGAKAITSAEIFPGKKVVLFGVPGAFTPTCSNNHLPGYLENHDAILARGVDTIAVVSVNDVHVMGAWARFTGGEGKILFLADGSGDFAKAVGLDNDLSAGGMGLRSKRFSMIIDDGKVIALNVETKPGVDGSGAAHILGQL, encoded by the coding sequence ATGACCATTTCCGTTGGCGACAAGCTGCCCGAAGCGACCTTCAAGACAATGACCGCCGACGGCGCCAAGGCGATCACATCGGCCGAAATTTTCCCGGGCAAGAAAGTGGTTCTGTTCGGTGTTCCCGGCGCCTTCACGCCGACCTGCAGCAACAACCATCTGCCCGGCTATCTCGAAAACCATGACGCCATCCTGGCGCGCGGCGTCGACACCATCGCCGTGGTTTCGGTCAACGACGTCCATGTCATGGGCGCCTGGGCGCGCTTCACCGGTGGTGAGGGCAAGATCCTGTTCCTCGCCGACGGCAGTGGTGATTTCGCCAAGGCGGTCGGCCTCGACAACGACCTTTCCGCAGGCGGCATGGGCCTGCGCTCGAAGCGGTTTTCGATGATCATCGACGACGGCAAGGTCATCGCGCTCAATGTCGAGACCAAGCCCGGCGTCGATGGGTCCGGGGCGGCCCACATTCTCGGACAGCTCTGA
- a CDS encoding DUF2938 domain-containing protein: protein MFDVFWRAVVIGIGATVLMDLWAIFLHKAFGQPRPNWGPVGRWVWHVTDKVFHNDIGEAEPYAHEVALGWAFHYFVGIVYGIILVVVAGASWLAAPTFLPAFILGIVTVGAGWFLLAPGMGAGWAASKRPNPMQIRALNLVAHTVFALGLWGTALLIR from the coding sequence ATGTTTGACGTGTTCTGGCGCGCTGTCGTGATCGGCATCGGCGCCACCGTGCTGATGGATCTCTGGGCCATCTTCCTGCACAAGGCGTTCGGCCAGCCCCGGCCGAACTGGGGACCGGTCGGTCGCTGGGTCTGGCATGTCACCGACAAGGTCTTTCACAACGATATCGGCGAGGCAGAGCCTTACGCGCATGAAGTGGCGTTGGGCTGGGCGTTTCACTATTTCGTCGGCATTGTCTACGGCATCATCCTGGTCGTGGTGGCTGGCGCGAGCTGGCTTGCTGCGCCGACCTTCCTGCCGGCCTTCATCCTGGGCATCGTCACCGTCGGCGCTGGCTGGTTCCTGCTGGCACCCGGCATGGGCGCCGGATGGGCAGCCTCGAAGCGACCCAATCCCATGCAGATCCGGGCGCTCAACCTGGTGGCGCACACAGTGTTCGCGCTCGGCCTTTGGGGCACGGCGCTGCTGATACGTTAG
- the rnhA gene encoding ribonuclease HI: MSKQVEIFTDGACSGNPGPGGWGAILRFNGTTKELSGGEAETTNNRMELLAAISALNALKEPCTVELHTDSKYVMDGISKWIHGWKKNGWKTADKKPVKNGELWQALDEANRRHKVTWNWVKGHAGHAENERADELAREGMAPFKKGPVRPAAAPKAATQSKQPAVAKARRSTQSY, encoded by the coding sequence ATGAGCAAACAGGTTGAAATCTTCACCGACGGCGCCTGTTCGGGCAATCCAGGCCCTGGCGGCTGGGGTGCCATCCTGCGCTTCAACGGCACCACCAAGGAGCTTTCCGGCGGCGAGGCCGAAACGACCAACAACCGCATGGAGTTGCTGGCCGCCATCTCGGCGCTCAATGCGCTGAAGGAGCCTTGCACGGTCGAGCTTCACACCGACAGCAAATATGTCATGGACGGCATTTCCAAATGGATCCATGGCTGGAAGAAGAACGGCTGGAAGACCGCCGATAAGAAGCCGGTCAAGAACGGCGAACTGTGGCAGGCGCTGGATGAGGCCAACCGGCGCCACAAAGTCACCTGGAACTGGGTCAAGGGCCACGCCGGCCATGCCGAGAACGAGCGCGCCGACGAATTGGCACGGGAAGGCATGGCGCCGTTCAAGAAGGGTCCGGTCAGACCCGCCGCGGCGCCGAAGGCAGCCACGCAGTCAAAGCAGCCTGCGGTAGCAAAGGCGCGGCGCTCTACTCAGAGCTACTGA
- a CDS encoding homoserine kinase: MAVYTDVAEGELGAFLKHYPVGDLLSYKGIAEGTENSNFLLHTTSGSYILTLYEKRVDKADLPFFLGLMGHLANKGVSCPLPVTAHDGSVIGTLAGRPAVIITFLEGLSLRRPTATHCAEVGKALAALHLAGADFPMTRPNALAIDGWRKLWNAARERADEVEPGLAAEVDADFVDFERNWPKGLPEGIIHADLFPDNVFFLGEKLSGLIDFYFACDDLYAYDVATCLNAWCFEKDFSFNLTKGKALLAGYQSVRPLSGEEKAALPMLARGSALRFMLTRLYDWLTVPDGGLVMKRDPTEYVRRMRFHRAIKSASEYGLAEYGVS; this comes from the coding sequence ATGGCGGTCTATACCGACGTTGCGGAGGGCGAACTCGGCGCTTTCCTGAAGCACTACCCGGTCGGCGATCTCCTGTCCTACAAGGGCATCGCCGAGGGCACGGAAAACTCCAACTTCCTGCTGCACACCACCAGTGGCTCCTACATCCTGACGCTCTATGAGAAGCGGGTCGACAAGGCGGATTTGCCGTTTTTCCTCGGGCTGATGGGCCATCTCGCCAACAAGGGGGTGTCCTGCCCGCTGCCGGTGACCGCGCATGACGGCAGCGTCATCGGCACGCTGGCCGGCCGACCGGCGGTCATCATCACCTTCCTCGAAGGTCTTTCGCTGCGGCGGCCGACGGCGACGCACTGCGCCGAGGTCGGCAAGGCCCTGGCCGCCCTGCACCTGGCCGGTGCCGATTTTCCGATGACCCGTCCCAACGCGCTCGCCATCGATGGCTGGCGCAAGCTTTGGAACGCAGCTCGCGAGCGGGCCGACGAGGTCGAGCCGGGCCTGGCGGCCGAGGTCGACGCCGACTTCGTCGATTTCGAGCGGAACTGGCCGAAAGGCCTCCCCGAAGGCATCATCCATGCCGATCTCTTTCCGGACAACGTCTTCTTCCTCGGCGAAAAACTCTCCGGCCTGATCGACTTCTATTTCGCCTGTGACGACCTCTATGCCTACGACGTCGCCACCTGCCTCAACGCCTGGTGTTTCGAGAAGGACTTTTCCTTCAACCTCACCAAGGGCAAGGCGCTGCTTGCCGGCTATCAGAGCGTGCGCCCGCTGAGCGGAGAGGAAAAGGCGGCGCTGCCGATGCTGGCGCGCGGTTCGGCATTGCGCTTCATGCTGACCCGGCTCTACGACTGGCTGACGGTTCCCGATGGCGGCCTCGTCATGAAACGCGATCCGACCGAATATGTCAGGCGGATGCGGTTCCATCGGGCGATCAAATCTGCTTCGGAATATGGATTGGCCGAATACGGGGTATCATGA
- the ispH gene encoding 4-hydroxy-3-methylbut-2-enyl diphosphate reductase yields MLQTTTKPPLTIRLCQPRGFCAGVDRAIQIVVLALKKYGAPVYVRHEIVHNRYVVEGLQSLGAVFIEELSEIPAEHRQSPVVFSAHGVPKSVPADAQARNLFYLDATCPLVSKVHKQAMRHQRLGRHVLLIGHAGHPEVIGTMGQLPEGAVTLIETEADAARLEPADPKALGFVTQTTLSVEDTAGIIRALQERFPDLQAPAAESICYATTNRQEAVKDTAPGADLYLIVGAPNSSNSRRLVEVAERAGATMSLLVQRAAEIPWNDIGNISTLGLSAGASAPEIIVDEIIDAFRQRFDVTIDLAITATETEDFPVMRVLRDVELTPADMAFVNGAA; encoded by the coding sequence ATGCTTCAGACAACCACCAAGCCTCCGCTGACGATCCGGCTCTGCCAGCCACGCGGCTTTTGCGCCGGCGTCGACCGTGCCATCCAGATCGTCGTGCTGGCGCTGAAGAAATATGGCGCGCCGGTCTATGTCCGCCACGAGATCGTCCACAACAGATACGTCGTCGAGGGGCTGCAAAGCCTTGGCGCTGTCTTCATCGAGGAGCTTTCCGAAATCCCGGCCGAACATCGGCAGTCGCCGGTCGTGTTCTCGGCGCATGGCGTGCCGAAATCGGTGCCGGCGGATGCCCAGGCGCGCAACCTGTTCTATCTCGACGCCACCTGTCCGCTGGTTTCCAAAGTCCACAAGCAGGCGATGCGCCATCAGCGGCTTGGCCGCCATGTGCTGTTGATCGGCCATGCCGGCCACCCCGAGGTGATCGGCACGATGGGGCAATTGCCGGAGGGCGCGGTCACGCTGATCGAGACCGAAGCCGATGCCGCCAGGCTTGAACCTGCCGATCCAAAGGCGCTGGGATTTGTCACCCAGACCACGCTGTCGGTCGAGGACACCGCCGGCATCATCCGCGCGCTGCAGGAGCGCTTTCCCGACCTGCAGGCGCCGGCGGCGGAATCGATCTGCTACGCCACCACCAACCGCCAGGAGGCGGTCAAGGATACCGCCCCGGGCGCTGACCTCTATCTGATCGTCGGCGCCCCCAATTCCTCCAATTCGCGCCGCCTTGTCGAAGTGGCGGAGCGAGCCGGCGCCACCATGTCGCTTCTCGTGCAGCGCGCCGCCGAGATTCCATGGAATGACATCGGCAACATTTCGACGCTCGGCCTGTCGGCAGGGGCATCGGCGCCGGAGATCATCGTCGACGAAATCATCGACGCGTTCCGCCAGCGTTTCGATGTCACCATCGACCTGGCCATCACGGCCACCGAAACAGAGGATTTTCCGGTCATGCGGGTACTGCGCGATGTCGAACTGACGCCGGCCGACATGGCCTTCGTCAATGGGGCCGCGTAA
- a CDS encoding SURF1 family protein gives MSEASIKSDGRSRPRSALLLGLGLVLLLILLALGTWQVQRLHWKEGLLQTIDQRTHSAPQPLAEVEKEFASTGDVDYTPVTVSGTFLHSGERHFYATWEGDAGFNVYTPLALDDGRFVLINRGFIPYDLKDPAKRAKGQVTGKVTITGLARNPLPAKPSMMLPDNDVAKNIFYWKDRDVMAASAGLPARFTLVPIFIDADKTPNPGGLPIGGVTIIDLPNSHLQYAVTWYGLAAALAAVLILRLRRPAKEE, from the coding sequence ATGAGCGAGGCATCCATTAAAAGTGACGGCCGTTCGCGGCCACGATCGGCATTGCTGCTCGGCCTTGGCCTGGTGCTGCTTTTGATCCTGCTGGCGCTCGGCACCTGGCAGGTCCAGCGCCTGCACTGGAAGGAAGGTCTCCTGCAGACCATCGACCAGCGCACCCATTCGGCACCACAGCCGCTGGCCGAGGTCGAGAAGGAATTCGCTTCGACCGGCGACGTCGACTACACGCCGGTCACGGTCTCCGGCACATTCCTGCATTCGGGCGAGCGGCATTTCTACGCGACCTGGGAGGGTGACGCCGGCTTCAACGTCTACACGCCACTTGCCCTCGACGATGGCCGCTTCGTCCTGATCAATCGTGGTTTCATTCCCTATGATCTGAAAGATCCCGCCAAGCGCGCCAAGGGGCAGGTCACAGGCAAGGTGACCATCACCGGGCTCGCCCGCAATCCGCTGCCGGCAAAGCCGTCGATGATGCTTCCCGACAATGACGTGGCGAAGAACATCTTCTACTGGAAGGACCGCGACGTCATGGCGGCGAGCGCCGGTCTGCCGGCCAGGTTCACGCTGGTGCCGATCTTCATCGATGCCGACAAGACGCCGAATCCTGGCGGATTGCCGATCGGAGGCGTCACCATCATCGACCTGCCGAACAGCCATCTGCAATATGCCGTCACCTGGTATGGGCTTGCCGCAGCACTCGCCGCTGTGCTCATCCTGCGGCTTCGCCGTCCCGCGAAAGAGGAATGA